Genomic segment of Bifidobacterium lemurum:
CAGATAATTGTCGAAGCCGACGAATTTCATCGTGCTGCGACCGCCCCTCCAACTGTGCAGGGATATCCAAAGGTTGGCGACGAATGGAATCAGCAGGATGACGATGGTGCCGATGGCACCGGGGATGATGTAGCGTCCGTAACCACTTCGGATGCGCTTTTCGTATATCTTCTCGTTCTCGGAAAGAGTCCGCTTTCCGTGGGACGAGCCTTTTTTCCGTGACATTGGCTCCTCCTTGCAGCGATGCTGCGGTGGGTGTGAAATGGGTCCGCGATGACCCGAGATATTGGAATGATGCGTGGGAACGATGAATCGGGGCTGCCCCGGTAAGAGGTGGGGAGCCGAAGTGGGAACGGACTCCGGCTCCCCACGATGGCGGCAGGTAAGGCCGGGACTACAGTCCCAGGTCGGCCTTGCCTTCCTCATACGCGGCCTGGATCTCGGCGGTCGCCTCCTCCGGAGTGGAGTTGCCGTTGATCAGACCCTGCAATGCGGAGTTGAGGGAGTTGTACATACCGGCGCTCGGCCAATCCGGATACAGGGAGATGGCGTCGTTCTCCAACAGCGTCTTGAAGACGTTGTTGAACTCCTTGGTCTCCTCCTGCATGTCGTCGAAAGTGCCGTTCGGGTTCTTGAGCGCGTCGGGCAGCGACTCAAGCGAGTAGTCGTCGGACGAGTTGAACGGCAGACCGGCCTCGGTGGCGAGCATATTCTGCACGTCCTCGGAGAGCAGGAAGTTCAGGAAGTCGGCGGCCAGATCCTTATGCTGCGAGGTTTCGGGCACCACCCACAGCTTGCCGGTGCCGCCGGTGTTGAGGTTCTCGTTGCCGGGGAACACCGAGTAGGCGGCCTTGAAATCGCCGTCCTGGTTCACACGGCCGAACCACCACGAGCCGGAGAACATGATCGGATACTCGCCGGCGCAGAACTGCGTGATCATATCCTCGGCGACCAGGCCGCCGGAGTTGTTGGGCAGATAGCCCTTCTCCACCCATTCGGCGAACTTGTTCGCGGCGTAGGTGAACGGTTCTCCGGTGAAGTCGACGTCATGCTCGTAGGACTGGTAGTCCTCGACCCACTGGCGGTCGGCCTTCGACAGCGCGAGCTGGTACCACAGGTGCTGGGAAGCGGTTTCGTTGCCTTCGAACGCGACCGGGGTGATGCCCTTGTCCACGAACTGCTGCATCGCGGATTCCAGCTCCTCGAAGGTGGTCGGGATGGCGATGCCGTTCTCCTCGAACATATCCGCGTTGTAGTAGGCCAGCGTGAACTCGCCGTTAATCGGCACGCCGTACCAGTCGCCGTCGGCGGACATGATGCCGCCA
This window contains:
- a CDS encoding ABC transporter substrate-binding protein; protein product: MKKTLRTAIAAVSATALLASLAACGGETAQSDEKELTVSWYYSSDGGDTIERAIALYKEQNPDVTINEVHTSFEQMNKNAALTLQADDAPDVALYNQGTSSVGNLASQGVISDLSEYAEEYGWDEILPESIQTIAKYKADDGGIMSADGDWYGVPINGEFTLAYYNADMFEENGIAIPTTFEELESAMQQFVDKGITPVAFEGNETASQHLWYQLALSKADRQWVEDYQSYEHDVDFTGEPFTYAANKFAEWVEKGYLPNNSGGLVAEDMITQFCAGEYPIMFSGSWWFGRVNQDGDFKAAYSVFPGNENLNTGGTGKLWVVPETSQHKDLAADFLNFLLSEDVQNMLATEAGLPFNSSDDYSLESLPDALKNPNGTFDDMQEETKEFNNVFKTLLENDAISLYPDWPSAGMYNSLNSALQGLINGNSTPEEATAEIQAAYEEGKADLGL